The proteins below come from a single Papaver somniferum cultivar HN1 chromosome 11, ASM357369v1, whole genome shotgun sequence genomic window:
- the LOC113322758 gene encoding uncharacterized protein LOC113322758: MGKSLSSTTRLQDFSRITRQTLHKHNSRNQKKQTPMAETAKLVPAKDSTEKLKLKLENPDHQNNRIPLSDVVSDCVKRWFHDTLKEAKAGDISMQVLVGQMYYNGYGVSRDPSKGGAWIAKASRSRSSVWKVSEKRPGYNASDSDSTDDNKEEDVE, translated from the exons ATGGGAAAATCACTTTCCTCTACAACTAGACTACAAGACTTCTCAAGAATTACTAGACAAACTCTACACAAACACAattcaagaaatcaaaaaaaGCAAACTCCCATGGCAGAAACAGCAAAATTAGTCCCAGCTAAAGACTCAACtgagaaattgaagttgaaacTAGAGAACCCAGATCATCAGAATAATAGGATTCCATTGTCTGATGTTGTTTCTGATTGTGTAAAACGTTGGTTTCATGATACTCTTAAAGAAGCCAAAGCTGGTGATATTAGTATGCAGGTTTTAGTTGGTCAGATGTATTATAATGGatatggtgtttccagagatccCAGTAAG GGAGGAGCATGGATCGCCAAAGCCTCGAGAAGTCGTTCTTCGGTGTGGAAAGTTTCCGAGAAGCGTCCAG GGTATAATGCGAGTGATTCGGATTCTACAGATGATAATAAGGAGGAGGATGTTGAGTAG
- the LOC113322759 gene encoding copper transport protein ATX1-like, with amino-acid sequence MTNVVELKVGMHCEECMKKIRKAIKKIEDLETYDFDIKNNKLTVSGNVTPEKVIKVLQKMGKSASIWDEEEVLMTN; translated from the exons ATGACGAAT gtGGTGGAGTTAAAAGTGGGCATGCACTGTGAAGAGTGTATGAAGAAAATCAGAAAGGCCATCAAGAagattgaag ATCTTGAGACATACGATTTTGATATAAAGAACAACAAGTTGACCGTCTCCGGTAACGTTACACCTGAAAAAGTCATTAAAGTTCTTCAGAAAATGGGGAAGAGTGCTAGTATTTGGGATGAGGAAGAAGTCTTGATGACTAACTGA